A genome region from Armatimonadota bacterium includes the following:
- a CDS encoding decaprenyl-phosphate phosphoribosyltransferase, with protein MTTKSQHASHTAAALLEAVRPRQFTKNLFVFAAPLFAGQFLHPTPMFRGLEAFVVFCCTAGATYLLNDILDREADGQHPRKRDRPIASGRLSVVTAASAGGILLLAGLGLAAVVSLQLLMVTAAYAVLQSLYCIWMKHVPVLDVFLLATGFVLRAVAGGAAAALPISPWLLLCTFVLALFLGFGKRRQELVSLGDDAASHRRNLDEYSLPFLDHAITMTSTLSVIAYAVYSIESATAQRHPGLWISTLLVLFGVCRYLWLVYHKGQGGAPDELLLTDRVLQLDTLAWLITVGLVLRGV; from the coding sequence TTGACCACGAAATCGCAGCATGCTTCGCATACCGCAGCCGCACTCCTGGAGGCGGTACGACCGAGGCAGTTCACGAAAAACCTGTTTGTATTCGCGGCGCCGCTGTTCGCCGGTCAGTTCCTCCATCCGACCCCGATGTTTCGAGGGCTGGAAGCATTCGTGGTGTTTTGCTGCACGGCCGGCGCCACCTATCTGCTGAATGACATTCTCGACCGCGAGGCCGACGGTCAGCATCCCCGGAAACGCGACCGTCCTATCGCCTCCGGGCGGCTGAGCGTGGTGACCGCGGCGTCAGCGGGCGGCATCCTGCTTCTCGCCGGATTGGGACTGGCAGCGGTGGTTTCGCTGCAGCTGTTGATGGTAACCGCGGCCTATGCCGTCCTGCAGAGTCTGTACTGTATCTGGATGAAGCATGTGCCGGTGCTGGACGTGTTTCTACTTGCCACCGGATTCGTGTTGAGGGCCGTTGCCGGCGGCGCCGCAGCGGCGCTTCCGATCTCACCATGGCTGCTTCTCTGCACGTTTGTTCTGGCGCTGTTTCTGGGCTTCGGCAAGCGGCGGCAGGAGCTGGTTTCACTCGGCGACGATGCGGCCTCGCACCGCCGGAATCTGGATGAGTACAGCCTCCCGTTCCTGGATCACGCCATCACGATGACGAGCACTCTCAGCGTTATCGCGTATGCCGTGTACTCCATCGAGTCGGCTACGGCGCAGCGTCATCCCGGCCTGTGGATCAGCACCCTGTTGGTGCTTTTTGGTGTATGCCGCTACCTGTGGCTGGTCTATCACAAAGGGCAGGGCGGGGCGCCTGACGAGTTGCTGCTTACCGATCGGGTGCTTCAGCTGGATACACTGGCGTGGCTGATTACCGTCGGATTGGTGCTGCGCGGAGTTTAG
- the rfbB gene encoding dTDP-glucose 4,6-dehydratase, with product MSNLDPKRILVTGGAGFVGSAYIRMALARRQDLHVVNLDKLTYAANPDNVEPWAASGRYQLVCGDVCVEEDVRSAFDAMRQLAHGPVEAVVHFAAESHVDRSIEDPARFLRTNVLGTEVMLRESRAASVERFIQVSTDEVYGSLRPDDPPFTEATPLAPNSPYAASKAAADLLAMAYHSTWQFPAIVTRCSNNYGPYQFPEKLIPLMACNALEDRSLPVYGDGLNIRDWIHVEDHARGIDAALRRGTPGRSYNLGGNHEATNLSIVRALLGALDKPERLIHFVEDRPGHDRRYAMDSSRAMSELAWSPVVEFDRGLTQTALWYRDHLDWVRKARTGEYVEYYKRMYANRGAAESAHGD from the coding sequence GTGAGCAACCTTGATCCAAAACGGATACTGGTAACGGGTGGCGCCGGCTTTGTCGGCAGCGCTTACATTCGCATGGCGCTTGCGCGGCGGCAGGATCTGCATGTGGTTAACCTTGACAAACTGACGTATGCGGCAAACCCGGATAATGTTGAGCCCTGGGCAGCCAGCGGACGTTACCAGTTGGTGTGCGGCGATGTCTGCGTTGAGGAGGATGTCCGCTCCGCATTTGACGCGATGCGCCAACTTGCGCACGGCCCGGTTGAGGCCGTTGTGCATTTCGCGGCCGAGTCGCATGTAGATCGCAGCATCGAGGATCCGGCGCGGTTCCTGCGTACAAACGTTCTGGGCACCGAGGTGATGCTGCGCGAAAGCCGGGCCGCAAGCGTGGAGCGCTTCATTCAGGTATCGACGGACGAGGTCTATGGCAGCCTGCGGCCGGATGATCCGCCATTTACCGAAGCGACCCCGCTAGCGCCGAACAGCCCGTACGCAGCGAGCAAGGCGGCCGCGGACCTTTTGGCCATGGCCTATCACAGCACCTGGCAGTTTCCCGCAATCGTCACCCGCTGCTCCAACAACTATGGGCCGTACCAGTTTCCTGAGAAGCTCATCCCACTCATGGCCTGCAACGCGCTGGAAGATCGGAGCCTGCCGGTGTACGGCGATGGCCTGAACATTCGCGACTGGATTCACGTTGAAGATCACGCACGTGGCATTGACGCGGCTCTGCGGCGCGGCACGCCGGGCCGCAGCTACAACCTCGGCGGCAATCACGAGGCAACCAACCTGAGCATCGTCCGGGCGCTGCTCGGAGCTCTCGATAAGCCCGAACGCCTGATCCACTTTGTGGAGGATCGGCCCGGGCACGACCGCCGTTATGCCATGGACAGCTCGCGCGCCATGAGTGAGCTGGCGTGGTCGCCCGTCGTGGAATTTGACCGCGGGCTAACCCAAACGGCGTTGTGGTACCGCGACCACCTGGATTGGGTCCGCAAGGCACGGACCGGTGAGTACGTGGAGTACTACAAGCGGATGTACGCGAACCGGGGAGCCGCCGAGAGCGCGCACGGCGACTAA
- the rfbC gene encoding dTDP-4-dehydrorhamnose 3,5-epimerase, with product MNVTATDLPGVLIIEPDVYYDERGFFLESWRQPRYADAGITRPFVQDCHSRSRKGVLRGMHLQILHAQAKLCRVVAGAVQDVVVDVRRDSPCFGRWVAVELSAENFRQIYVPRGFLHGYLALTDHVEFLYKCDNLYTPGDECGVCWNDPTISIAWRLGADPILSAKDAALPSLADLPRDRFPSVAETK from the coding sequence TTGAATGTGACCGCCACCGACCTGCCGGGCGTGCTGATCATCGAGCCCGACGTTTACTACGACGAGCGCGGTTTCTTCCTGGAGAGCTGGCGCCAGCCGCGTTACGCGGATGCCGGCATAACGCGGCCATTCGTGCAGGATTGTCACTCACGGTCTCGGAAGGGCGTGTTGCGAGGCATGCATCTTCAGATTCTACACGCGCAGGCGAAACTCTGCCGGGTGGTGGCCGGCGCCGTGCAGGATGTCGTCGTGGACGTCCGGCGCGACTCGCCGTGCTTCGGCCGCTGGGTTGCGGTTGAACTCTCTGCCGAGAACTTTCGGCAGATCTATGTGCCGCGAGGGTTTCTGCACGGTTATCTGGCGCTCACAGACCATGTGGAGTTTCTCTACAAGTGCGACAACCTTTACACGCCCGGCGACGAATGCGGCGTGTGCTGGAACGACCCCACGATCTCCATTGCCTGGCGGCTGGGGGCAGATCCGATTCTATCGGCCAAGGATGCTGCCCTGCCTTCTCTGGCCGACCTCCCAAGGGATCGATTCCCGTCGGTAGCGGAGACGAAATGA
- the rfbA gene encoding glucose-1-phosphate thymidylyltransferase RfbA: protein MKGILLAGGSGTRLHPATAVISKQLLPVYDKPMVYYPLSTLMLAGIREVMLISTPHDLPLFEQLLGDGSAWGMELTYAEQPRPEGIAQALLIARDWLDGEGCCLILGDNLFYGHGLTPALRAAADQSDGATVFGYQVTDPQRYGVLELSPSGAPVSIEEKPQSPKSSWAVVGLYFYDRMAPDIAAAIRPSQRGELEISDVNRTYLERGALRAEKLGRGIAWLDTGTHESLLEAANFIRAVQHRQGMAVACLEEIAYKMGWIGLDRLRSKASEWRNSDYGNQLRRVVDEAATP, encoded by the coding sequence ATGAAAGGCATACTGCTGGCCGGCGGAAGCGGCACACGCCTGCACCCCGCAACGGCAGTGATATCCAAACAGCTGCTTCCGGTTTACGACAAGCCGATGGTCTACTATCCGCTGTCAACCCTGATGCTGGCCGGCATCCGTGAGGTGATGTTGATATCCACACCGCACGACCTGCCGCTGTTTGAGCAGCTTCTGGGCGACGGCTCCGCATGGGGAATGGAGCTGACGTACGCGGAACAGCCGCGACCGGAAGGCATCGCCCAGGCGCTCCTGATCGCACGGGATTGGCTTGACGGCGAAGGCTGCTGCCTCATCCTGGGCGACAACCTGTTTTACGGCCACGGACTCACCCCGGCGCTGCGCGCGGCGGCCGATCAGAGCGACGGCGCCACCGTATTCGGTTATCAGGTTACAGATCCGCAGCGATACGGAGTGCTGGAGCTCTCACCATCCGGCGCGCCGGTCTCCATCGAGGAGAAGCCGCAGTCGCCAAAATCAAGCTGGGCCGTGGTGGGCCTCTACTTTTATGATCGTATGGCGCCGGACATCGCAGCAGCAATTCGGCCTTCCCAGCGCGGCGAGCTGGAAATCTCCGACGTGAACCGCACCTACCTGGAGCGCGGAGCGCTGCGAGCCGAAAAACTGGGCCGCGGCATCGCCTGGCTGGACACCGGCACGCACGAATCGCTGCTGGAAGCGGCTAACTTTATCCGCGCCGTGCAGCATCGCCAGGGCATGGCAGTGGCATGCCTGGAGGAGATTGCCTACAAGATGGGATGGATCGGCCTCGATCGGCTTCGATCGAAGGCCAGCGAGTGGCGAAACTCGGATTATGGCAACCAGTTACGCCGTGTGGTGGATGAGGCGGCCACGCCTTGA
- a CDS encoding VOC family protein: MDNTNLAQVAILVRDIEEARHRFATLLGQEPAKVIVTQPGDEVAMTYRGVPSNAQCKLALFSVGPVQLELIEPMGGSSTWQEGLDQQGESVHHIAFWTEDMQKSADSLKAQGVPMVQRGDMGDGQYAYFDGRERLGVVIELLERTRKARATP, translated from the coding sequence TTGGACAACACCAATCTGGCGCAGGTAGCGATTCTCGTTCGCGACATCGAAGAGGCCAGGCATCGGTTTGCCACTCTCCTTGGGCAAGAGCCGGCCAAAGTGATCGTCACTCAGCCCGGCGATGAGGTGGCGATGACATATCGGGGCGTTCCCTCAAACGCACAGTGCAAGCTGGCCCTCTTCTCCGTTGGACCCGTACAACTGGAACTCATCGAACCGATGGGCGGCTCGAGCACCTGGCAGGAGGGATTGGACCAACAGGGCGAATCGGTGCACCATATCGCGTTTTGGACCGAAGACATGCAGAAGAGCGCCGACAGCCTGAAAGCTCAGGGCGTGCCCATGGTGCAGCGTGGCGACATGGGCGACGGGCAGTATGCGTACTTTGACGGACGCGAGCGGCTCGGCGTGGTCATTGAGCTTCTTGAACGCACGCGAAAAGCGCGCGCCACGCCTTAA
- a CDS encoding PD40 domain-containing protein, with translation MPEHVWRVQDTISADWVAGRGILCFDNTFGGFAVAPSGVNEVWGEAQWDTPASSRPQVAGSLFANLRRDLHLGARWAAVSPSGLLLAFGSDVGPTFITDMDGNLVSRFDTALSAAGAWLSNTELATLDITQAGDWSASVWRPKQQRPVRRISMSPDRNLVHGTFTDAVALPGGRLRTVMCTPDRTVIRIIDWPLNRGGRPLLVRTLQTAWSTSADQARISPDGQRLAYVVTRWDTGLASQVHAQIARRPDSRLTAHASRFRLISRCYLALVQSGQQREFVATTGAWTCEWCPALTGLCWSPDGHQLGMLPGGVSGGGEFCTYRVN, from the coding sequence TTGCCGGAGCATGTCTGGAGGGTGCAGGATACGATCTCAGCCGACTGGGTCGCAGGGCGGGGCATCCTCTGCTTCGACAATACATTCGGCGGTTTCGCAGTCGCCCCGTCGGGTGTCAACGAGGTGTGGGGCGAGGCCCAGTGGGATACGCCTGCAAGCTCCAGGCCGCAGGTCGCGGGATCGCTGTTTGCCAATCTGCGGCGGGATTTACATTTGGGCGCCCGGTGGGCCGCAGTTTCGCCGTCTGGATTGCTGCTGGCGTTTGGCAGCGACGTCGGCCCGACGTTCATTACCGACATGGATGGCAATCTCGTCTCGCGGTTCGACACCGCACTCTCTGCAGCGGGAGCCTGGTTGAGCAACACAGAACTCGCCACGCTCGACATAACTCAAGCAGGCGACTGGTCTGCCTCGGTCTGGCGACCAAAGCAGCAGCGGCCGGTACGCCGGATCTCAATGTCGCCGGACCGCAATCTTGTTCATGGCACATTCACGGACGCAGTGGCGCTGCCCGGCGGGCGCCTTCGCACCGTGATGTGTACACCGGATCGCACAGTCATCCGCATCATCGACTGGCCGCTCAATCGAGGTGGTCGGCCGCTGCTGGTCCGCACGCTCCAAACCGCCTGGTCTACCAGTGCTGACCAGGCACGCATCTCCCCGGACGGGCAGCGTTTGGCATACGTCGTCACACGCTGGGATACAGGCCTTGCAAGCCAGGTTCATGCTCAGATCGCAAGGCGCCCGGATAGCCGGTTGACGGCGCATGCCTCCAGATTCCGCCTGATCTCGCGCTGCTACCTGGCACTGGTTCAATCCGGACAGCAGCGGGAGTTCGTGGCGACGACAGGCGCCTGGACTTGCGAGTGGTGCCCGGCACTGACGGGCCTCTGTTGGTCGCCGGATGGCCATCAACTCGGAATGCTGCCCGGTGGGGTGAGCGGCGGCGGGGAGTTCTGCACGTACCGGGTAAATTGA